Part of the Flagellimonas eckloniae genome, ATCGATCATCATATACCAAAGAGGACTCCTCTATGTCTCCAATAGTAAAATTTGAGTAGGAAGGAACATCAAATTCTGTTACTACTCCATCTGAATCTTTTTCATACGTAGTTACCTGGTAGAGCCCAACACCACCTAAAGTATTATGTACTGCATAATCGGAATAGGTCAATCCTGCAATTAATGATCCTTGATAGCCATAATAAGAGAACACTCCGCTAAAATTGATATCCCATTCATCACCGGCTGGTTCTACACTTACACTTTGTCCATCTGTCAAACTAAAGGCGGACAATAGGTGACTAGAGTTCTTGGGTACAGTTATCTCAGAATAATTAGTAGTCTCATCAAGGGCCGCGTATTGAATGGTATAACTATTACCATCACTTAATATCCTAACTTTCATAAAACCTCTATGGTCACCAGTTGTGCTGATGCTTCCCGGATCTGCTGATTCTGTTGGAATTGCACTACCCAAGCTGACAATATATATATTGTTTTCATCAGCTGTGGTGGAAATTTCTGCAAAGGCAGTTCCTTCCAAATCTCCTTGCCAGCTATCTGTAAAGACAATACCTTCATCAATATCACCATATTGGAAATACCCTATAGGAAGACCTTGGAGCAGTTCTTCAATAGTATTCACAGTTACCGTGGTAGGTTGGAATGTCATAGGGTCTAGGGCATTTAATTCCAATGGAGTGGTTAAATCAGTTTCTTCAGTAACAGAAAGAATATCAGTAATGCCAGATAGTTCTGCTGCGGATACTAACATAGCTGAATTAAGATAGACTCTGTTTTCTGCCCCATTATATAAAGCAATTTCCCAAGTATCCCTTTTAACCGGAGTTTGCACCCCTGTACTAAAATCGAAATATACTTGATTTGGCATGTTAGAGCCTCCAGTTTCTAAATCGATGATACCACTTAAGGCAGCAATTGGCGAAAAACTAACTGTTGAAGATGAGGTTGAGCCGGTAGTCCAATCAGTTACATCAAAACCATCAATAGAGAAAACAAGAGATTTTGTGGTGCCCTCAATAGGGTCTAATAATTTGGTGAATGTTATGGTTGAACCTAAGTCTCCAACGCTCACAGGAACAGAAATTGTACCCGAACTGCCAACGGGCGCTGTTGTGAAATCTGTTCCGTATTCCGCATTTATTCCAGAATAGGAAACTGAAATGGTTCCTGCCTCAGTAGCTGCCCTAGAGAAGGTAAGGGTGATTTCTTTCGTAGTATCCTCTTCGGCCGTGCTAATAGTATCACTACCAAAAGATACAGTGAAATCTATCAAGTCTTTGGTGTCATCATCACTACATGAGCTTAGAACAAACAAAAACAAAATTACTTTTAAAAAAATGGTTTTTTTCATGACTTTAATTAAAGTTTAAATTATATGAGAGTTTAAAAAAATAGGACCTTCCGTTACCGAACAGTCTGCTGGAAACAGCAGAGGAACTATGCGCACCCGAAGGCACATCGGAGGCATTAACGGTAACGATATTGAAGATGTTTCGAGCACCAAGGGTAATTCCCAAATCCTTGGTTATATTGGTTTTTATAGAAGCATCCATCCATGTAAAATCATCGGTTTGACCCACAACCAAACCATCAATACCATCCAAAATAACCTGTGTTTTTCCGGTATATTTTAGTTGGGTAGAGAACGTTGTGTTTAGAGATGGAAGGGTGTACCCAAGTGTGGATTGTAGGTTAAAGCTCCATAGATAATCGTTGTTATTGGCTTCGGATGTACTAATTTCAGTGGACTCTCCCATATAGGTACCTCCTAAACCTACTTGCCAATTCCCCACTTTCACATTGTTTTCCCATGAAAAACCTAAAATTTTGGAATAGTCCACATTTGCAAAAGTGAAAAGGCTTCTATCATTTTCATCAGATACAACTACACTGGCTATTTTTTCGTTAATATCAAAGTAGTATGCTTTTATGGCAGATTTTAAAAACCCAGTATCACTAAGTTTAAATGTATTTTCAAGATTTAGGAAAATGGAAATTCCGTCCTCTGGTTGAAGGTTTGGATTGCCTTGCACATTATGGTTGGCATCAACGAAATAGAAGAAAAGTTCTTCAAAATTAGGAGCCCTGAATGCGGAACCAAATACTGCCTTTAACTTCAAAGTTTCATTGAAATTATAAGTTGATGAAAGTGACCATATGAGTTTGTTTCCAAATTGTGAGTTGTTGGTTAGTCGTGCTCCGGGGTATATGGAGAGTTTATCTGTTAGGTTGAAATCAGCTACCCCGAAGAAATCATAATTTTCCAGGGTGTTTTTAACGACATCATTAGAGTACTCGCCCGTGGCAATTGCGTCAAAACCTGACTGATGAGTGAACTCGTAACCTAGTTGTAGATTAAAAAAATTGGATTTTGGAACAATGTTGCTTACAAAACCTTTGGAGTACCATATCTCACTGGATTGGCTTAAGTCATCTGTGATATAAGACTCTATACCCTGCTGTAGAATATTGTATACATACTGCTGATAGTAACGTTTCTGGTTTTGTTGTGAAAAGAAAAAGTTATAGGTTGTCAACCCATTTATAGGTCCTGATACTGTAAGATTATTTACAAACCTATCAGTTTCAAAAAGCTCATCCAGAGCAGTTGGATTTACCAACCCGGTTCCACTATCCAGCCTGCCAATTACATTACGGTCATATACGGTTACAGCTTCGTCATAATATTGTAGTTTGTAGAGAAACATATGTTTTCCTAGAGAAAGATTTAGATTGCCATATGCGGTTAGTTGTTCTTTAGGGCTCCATTCGGTTCCTCTTAATCCATCATTAACGACTACATTATCTTCAATATTGACGTAATCTTTACCTCTAAATCCATTATAAAACCCTGCATAATCATTTCTGGAAGCACCAATTGAGTATGAGACTTTATCATTTAGCCGATTACTGATTTTAAAATTTTGGATATGCCTACCCTCATCAAAAAATTCATACTCACTTCCTACAGTCTCTTCTTGAACAGCAAGTTGTATCTGCCAAGCTTTATCTCCTTCTAAACCGCGTTTGGTTACAATATTGATAACTCCAGCTACTGCATTGTCCCCATAGAGCACACCCATCGAACCTTCCACTATTTCTACTCTTTCAACATCTTCAAGGTTTATCTGGGTAATATCTATGTTATTTCCAACTCCATTATCGCTAGCCATAGGAATTCCATCTAGCAGTACTTTTACATATTGTCCGTCTAACCCGAACATGTTAACTGTAGACCTGCCGGTAGATGGGTCAGGGGTAATGGTAATGTTTAAGCTATAGGTAAGAACATCTGCTAAATTATTGCCAGCAACTTTAGCAATATCTGTTTGATCTAGAACTTGAACAGCAAACAGCTTTTTGCTTAGTGACATAACTTTGCTTTCACCTGTCACCACAACTTCGTCCAATTTCTTTATGGAAATGGAATCATTTTCCTTTGTGTAGTTTTCTTGAGAGAATCCTACAACACTAAAAAAAAATAAAAAATAAAAGAGAATATAATTTTTATTTAGACTCATTCCATTTAAATTTGTCGCAAATATATATCTTATTTTAAATCAGTCTAAATAATAATAAGTAATTTTTTATTTTTTTTTAAATCCAGAAAACAATACTTTTAAAATGAAGAATGTAGCATTTTTAATCTCCTTTAGTTTTGTGTTTGCCTTGTTGGGCGCGCAAGAAAAAAAAGAACTTGACAGACAGGCCATAAAAGATATGTGTGGCTGTTATGAAATTACATTTAAGTACACCGAGACCTTTGCTCCTGAAATTGATTACGAAAAAAAGATGGATTACACGGCGGGTGCTCTAGAATTGGCTTTACCTATAGTGGATGAAGAGAATAAAATTTCTATTCAACATTTGTTGGTGGTCAACGATAGTATGGTCATTAAGCATTGGCGGCAGGACTGGGAATATGAAAACCAAAAAGTGTTCCATTATGACAAAGACAATAATTGGGTATTTAAAACTTTACCGGCAGAAGAAGTAAAGGGCCAATGGACCCAGAAAGTGTTTCAAGTGGATGATAGTCCGCGTTATTCTGGTTCTGCAACTTGGATTCATGCCGATGGGAAACATTACTGGGAGAACAAAACGGATTCACCCCTACCGCGAAGGGAATATACCAAGAGAAAGGACTACAATGTTATGCTTCGTGGTAATCGTCAGGAAATTACGGAATACGGTTGGCTCCATGAGCAGGATAATGATAAAGTAGTTCGCGCAGATGGTGAAGAAGATCTTCTTTTAGCTCAAGAAAAGGGGATGAACACGTATACAAAAGTAGCTGATGAAAAATGTAAATTGGCTAAAGATTGGTGGGCATCCCATAATGGTTTTTGGGCAAATGTTAGAACTGCATGGGATGAAGTATATAATCGTGAAGGGGATTTGACACTTGCCAAAAAAGTGGATGAAAAGCCATTATTCATGCATTTTTATCCGTTAGAGAAAGCGGGTGCCGATAATGCCAAAATAAACGAGGTTATTTCAAAGTTTGTATTAACCAAAGAAACTTCAGATGCTTCAGAAGGAAAGTAAGAATGGAATTTACATTGGGGCCGTGTGTTGCATGGCCCTTTTGTTTTTTAGTTTTTCCGTAAATAAGATTTCTCCGCGCCTTCAGGAGAAACTAAATTCGGCGGTTCAAACCACCTTTGAAGTTGAAGAATTTTCGTTGGATTTAGTTTCCATTAGTTCTAGTTTGAACGGCAAAACCGCTATTGAACTTGGTGGCGAGAATTTTTTTAAGGTAGTGCAAAATGAAAAGCTAATTGGTTACGCCTATCTGGGAGAGGCTCCTAGTATGAAAGATGTTTTTGATTATGTGGTGCTGTTCAATACAGATTTAAGCATAAAAAAATCTAAAGTATTGATCTATCGCGAAAACCATGGTAGACAAATAGGGAGTCAGCGATGGTTAAAGCAGTTTATTGGTATGGGAGTTGATAGGGTAATACGCTATGGAGAGGATGTTGATGCCATTGCAGGGGCAACAATTTCCGCCAAATCAATGACCAAGGCGGTGAATGATGTGCTCAAAAGTGTAGGAATATTGAAGTCTGAAGGAATTTTGTAAAATATAGTACCCAAAAAGCAATCAAAGAACGGGAGAATTTATATTAGTCCTTATATCCTTTTTCTACCAATCGTTTTGAAATCCACCAATAATTTCCCACTGGGTCGGTAATACCACCTTGACGATCTTCATAATCCATGTCTGCCGGTTCAAAAACACTAGTTGCCCCATATTTCAATGCATTTTGATATATTGTATCCACATCTTTAACATAGAGATAAAAAGCGGTTCGCATATTTTCGAACTCACCTCTGGCCTGACTGATCATAAAACAACTATCTCCAATTTTTAGAATAACATTTCCAATGTCTCCAGTCTCTTCATCTATAGAGCGGTTTTGTTCTTCTGCATAGAAAGCCTTTTGTAAAAAATCGATTAGCTTCTGCGGTTCGGATACAAACAAGTAAGCATTTACTGTATGAAATCCGTCTGGTTTATAGGTGTTGAATGGTGGTTTCATGGGCTACAATTGAAAACATAAAGAATTAGCACAAAATAAGTACTTTTATTCATATCGATAAGATACATATGGTTAGGGATATACTGGACATTAATGATTTTACCATTTTGGTAGAGGAAGCAAATTCTAAGACTGTCATAGTTGATTCGTGCAGTTTTGATGAGCCTTTGATTGCGGTAGCACTATATGGTTCCGGCAATGTCCATTTAGCCATGAAGTATGCGGGCAAAGAGAAGGAATATGAAAATACCAAGGGACTCGCGCTTTCTTTTTACGCAGATGAAACCGTTGAATGCGTACATACCGTTTCCTCAATAAAACCTTTGCAATGTATCGTAATTGCCACTTCTCCCAAAAACTTGCAAAAATTGCCAAATGATGAGGGAGAACTTTTTACTGAACTGCTGGAGCAACTGGTGAACCCTTCCGACCATTATGTGGAAGGCCCCCGATTTTTTATGACACCGGAGATGCAACATATTGTCGATGGCATTTTTAACAATTCCTATGAAGGGAAGGCGAAAATGATGTTTTTCCGAAGCCAAATAACAGCATTGTTATCTCATTTTTTTTGGCAATTATCCACTTTAAAAGATCAAGGAATTAAAAGTGTTGAACGGGAAAAATTATATGAGGCCAAAGAAATACTTTCCCAGAATCTGGATACGCCTCCTTCACTCACAGAGCTTTCCCGAAAAATTGGACTTAATACCTTTAAACTCAAAAAGGATTTCAAAGAGCTCTTTGGGGTGCCAGTTTTCAAATACTTACAAAATGAACGTATGACAATGGCCCATGATCTCATTCGGAATAAAGATGCCACCGTACAAGAAGCGGCATGGCATGTTGGATACGATAGTTTGAGCTCTTTTTCCAATGCCTTCGCCAAAAAATTTGGTTTTCGCCCCAGCGAAATCAAATCATAATACTTTTCGAACAAATCTTCCTCCTTCTTGAACAAATCTTCCCATACGGGCTGTTCTAGTTTTGCTCTATAATTAAAAACGAACAGTCATGAAAATTTTTAGGGTAATTGCAATTGGGACATTGATTTGGATTTTTGGGGTAAGTCTATATACTCTGTCATTTTATGTTCCAGTTATAGAAAATCCCGAACAACAAGCCAATATGGTTTTATTTATAGCAGTACTACCGCTGGTCTGGGTAGGATGTTGGCTATACTATAATGAGGATAGGAATACCAATGGATATAGTGTTGGACTAGCACTGTTTTTAACCAGCGCAGTTTTAGATGCCATTATCACTGTTCCTTTTTTGATTATACCAAATGGAGGCAGTTACTATGGCTTTTATACTGATATCGGATTCTGGGTGATAGCCTTTGAGTTCATTGCTGTGGCCATATTGTATTGGTACGTGAAGGTCTACGTAAAAAACAAAAAATAGTATAACCGATTAAAACTATACACCATGGAAATTTCAATGGGCAATCTTACACTTTTCGCCACCACCTTGTGTTTTGGGTTGGTTGCAGGACTATGTTTTACATGGGGAAACGCTGTAACTCCTGGCATTGGACAATTGGATAATCTTGGCTATTTACAATCTTTTCAGAAAATGAATCGTAGCATAGAAAACCCTTTGTTTTTTGTGATTTTCATCGGGTCATTTTTTATAGGAATCGCTAGCATAGTTACAAATAGAGCTATTTCGTCTACTCATTTTTGGATGATTTTGATAGCAGTTGGCATCTACTTTTTTGGTGTGATTCTGGTAACTATAATAGGAAATATACCTCTCAATCAGTTATTGAACAAAACAGATTTGGCGGGAAGTAGTCTTGAGGAATTACAAATACTACGCAGAAGATTTGAAAACCCTTGGAATCGTTTTCATACAATTCGAATTATAAGTGCGATCATCTCATTTGCGATGTTGATCATCGCTGGAATAAACAAGTAAACAATAATATAAATATCAAAAACAAGCATTATGAAAAAAAACATTTTAGTATTGGGAGGAAAAGGAAAAACGGGAAGACGTGTTGCAGAACGATTGACTCAAAAAGGACACAATGTACGCATTGGTTCACGATCGGAAAATCCAGCCTTTGATTGGGACAAACCCGCAGGTTGGCCCACAGTATTAGAGGGTATTGAAAGGGTGTACATTACCTATCAACCAGATTTGGCGGTCCCTGGAGCCAAAGAAGCGATCGAGGCATTTGTCAAAGTAGCCAAAGAGAAGGGAATTCAAAAATTAGTCCTCCTTTCCGGTAAGGGAGAAATTGAAGCGGAACGTTGTGAGCAATTGGTGATAAATTCTGGTTTAGACTATACCGTTATACGTGCCAGTTGGTTTAATCAAAATTTTAGTGAAAGCTTTTTTCTAGAGCCTATTTTAGCAGGTCATGTGGCTCTTCCCCAAGACAAGGTGAAAGTTCCTTATGTTGATGCCGAAGATATTGCGGATGTAGCTGTGGATGTATTGTTGAACGAAAGGCATAATGGAAGAATTTATGAGTTGACAGGTTCTAGATTTTTGACTTTTAAAGACGTGGTACATGAGATAGCAGAGGCTACTGGAAGGGATATCCAATTTACCGCTATCTCCTTGCCGGCATATACCAAAATGATGGAAGAACATGGAATTCCTTCAGATTATATTTGGTTGATTAATTACTTATTTACTGAAGTTTTGGGTAATGATAATAATCAGGTGATTACACATGGTATTGAAGAGGTCTTGGGAAGAAAACCCAAAGATTTTTCTGATTATGTTAGAGAAACTGCTGCAACGGGAATATGGAATCAAAAAGTTCATGTATAAATCCAAACCAAATGTTTGGAACTTTAGGGCAGACCATATAGCTGGTCTGCCTGTTTTTTTATGAAATTTCAGCTAGATAATCATAAGTAAGACCGGCTAAAATGGCTAATCCAAAGCTTAGTAAAGTACCAATAAGAACATATTCAGTAAGCTTTCTATTCTTGCCCTTGTTTAAATCTCCGAACCGAAAGACAGATTTTGCAGCAATCAATAGCCCAATAGCTGCCCATTGGCCAATCATAATAAATCCAAACACAAAAAGTCGCTCCAACATGCCAATATACTTTCCGGCATTTTTCAAAGATCCCCCTTCTTTTGGGTCATCGTCCTTTACAATCTCTTCAATGTAAGGAGCCAATAGCATTCGCATGATAATTCCTGAAACGTAGGTAACAAATACCAGAAAGGTAATCAGCAAGAGATTTTCTTGTCCAAATATGTTTTGGAAGTCCAGTTCAAAAGGAGTTATCCAATAAACAATTGCTACAATTACAGATAAATGCAGTATTTGATCCACCACAAATAACCACCGGTAATTTTTTTTGGTGCTAAAAGCCAGTTTTCCCAAGTCAATCAAATAATGTGTTACAATGATAATTGCAATGAGTCCAAAGTGTTGAAATTGCAGTAGAACCAAAAGGGCTATTAAATGGACGCCAATATGCCAGTAAAGGTATTTTGATTTCCACTTTTTTTCAAGTTTGTCGTCTACCCAATGACCGGGCTGCAATACAAAATCGCCAATAAAATGAGCCAGTATTAATTTTAGGGCAAGTAGCGTCATAATTGTGTGAGTTGGGTTTTGTAAAATTGAATTAATTTTTGGACTTCGTCAAATCCAGCTCTTATCAATGCTTCGCTAATATTGCTTTGCGATTTTTCCAAAGATGCGGCTAGCTCTTTTTGATTGGCTTTGGGATGTTCCAAGGCAGTTTTTACAATTCGGGAAGTAGCAGGCAACCAATTGTCCATACTCAGTGATGCAAGTTGTAACATGAGATTGATGGGAGTATCAAAACTTTCTGAACCGGATTTTAATGCCAGGGTCTGTTTTTTTAAGTTTTCAAAGCATTCTCCTGAGCGAATGAATGCCGAACCATTGGATTCGGTTATTTTTTCTGAGCTATATTCTTTTTCTCCAAGGCCTATGCCCATTCTTACGTCTATCCCTTTTTTTTGCTTTAGACACGATTTGATATGGATAGCCGCTTCCAGTGCTTTTTCTGGGGAAGTTTCCAATTGAAAGCTATCGCCACGATAGATCTCCCATTGTAAAGGTTCCTTGCCATAGGTGTTCAATGCCTTTTTTAGATAAGGCAGCCAAACCTCTGGTGTTGCCTTTCTAGAATTGATAATGTCTCCAGTTATGATAGCTATAGTTCTATCCATAAGCACAAATATCGGTAAAATAGCCGATAATTCAAAATATCGGTAAAATAGCCGATAATTAAGAATATCGGTAAAATGACGTATATTTTTAGTTTCCCAATAAAAGCGAATACTTAATCTGAGGATTTATCTCTATAATCAGGTGTCAATTGTCCGTTTGCCCAAGTTAGCTGTCTGGTTTCCATAGTAGTTTGTGTCCAAAGTGTTTCTTCATCCAAATATTGCTTTTGCTCTTTTTTAAAGAGTATTTTTTCTGGAATACCTCCGTCATCATCGGGAAATATGAATTTTTCGTAACGATAGAAGATACCTGCATCTGAAATTTGAGAAAACTCAGCAACCTTCTGCAATTGGTTTTTATATGAAAAAAGGTAAACCCCACCGCTTTCAACACCACAGGCTTCTCCAAAATAATCAATTAATAAAATTCCATCTAGATTTGGGAGCCCTTTTCCGGAATGAGTTTTAATACTGATGTTTGAATTGTCCAAAGGAATTTTTTGTTCAAGATATTGCCCATCCTTAATATTTCTAATGTTCAAAAAAAGGGCATCGTTATTTTTGGAATAGGCAAAAAAGTAATTGGTTCCATCCATGGTTTTCCTTTCCAAGGAGAGTAATCCACCCAAAATATACCCGGTCAAAGTATCGTATTTTACTTTGTAAAAAGGGGAGTCAAAACCATTATAGGGCCATGAGAAATCTGTTTTTTCAATGATTTCGACCCATTCCCCAATTTTAAGGAGTTCCAGAACTTTGGATTCTGTATTGGGTGTAGCTCTTAACTTGACATCATTGCCAAATAAATAGACCTGATCTCCAGGTTGAAAAGAACATTCATCACCTGGACAATGTAAACGTTGGGCAAAGTTAGAGGTAATGGAAAATAGAGTAAATAGAATCGTGATATAAAAAACTGCTTTCATCTGTATTTATTTTAGGATTAAGACAGTTCTTAGGGAGGTTAAGGTATATACGGTATAAAATAGCAAAATAGTTTACCGCAATACACTTGGGAAGTATGTGATAACAAGATGATGATTTTAAGAGAGGGTGCCGTTTTTAGGATAAATTAAAAAAGAAGAAGCCACGTCCATGGCCGGCGTGGCTTCTAAAATCAACAAAAAACATTATCCTCTTCTTCCTTTCTCCTGCATTTTCTTTTTACCGTTTTCAGCTTTTCTCAGCTTTAACTTTTTCCAGATTTGGTACTGCTCTTCGTTCAATACCTCTTTCATCTTTTGCTGTTGTGCAATTTGATGGTCCAATCTTGCACTCTGCATTTCAAATCGTTCATCAGCGGTTGGTTTTTTAACTTCACCGCTTTCTTTTTTAGCCTTTCTTTCAGCAAATTTTTCTTTTCGCATTTCGGCTTCCTCCAAATTGATTTCCATGACCTGTCTTTGCTGTTCGGAAGTTAAATCCAGTACAAGTGTCAGTTTTTTTGTTTGCAATGTGGCAAGCTGTTCTACTGACAAATCAGCTTTTTGTCCTTTACCAATTCTTTGATTATCTCTTTTTTGAGCTATGGCTCCAACTGTGGCCAATAAGACCAATACTACTACTAATCGTTTCATATGTTTAAACTTTTAATGATTTAACATTTGGACATAAGGAATGTCCAATGGTTTAAAACCAATAAATCATTTGTGAAGTCTTTAACAATACGATTGGTAAACCTACTCTTGTTGGTTCAATATTTCCTCTTGAAGTTTTTCTGATTCCAAATCATCTTCAAATTCTGTTTCGACTAGTTCTTCGGACAAAATTTGATTTTGGAATTTGTCTTCCTGTTCAATGCCATAATAGATAAAGGAGGCAACTACAAAACAGGACAAATAGATAAGACTTTTGATTTTGTAGGTCATGTTACTAAAATTTGGGACTACTAATGTAAAGAAACCATCTTGCAATCTCCGCGATATGTTGTGTAACATCTCTTTTTAGATGTGTATCCGCTTAAAAGCAAAGTGTAATCGACAAAATACATGGTTTGTCCAAAAACTCCAAAATAACATGGTAAATTCCTACAATTTAAAAGCTCCTATTTAGGATTCAAAATCAAATTAATACGCTCCAAAGCATCCTGAAGATGATACCTGCTCATTTGATCCGAAATTCTACCCAATCCATTTCTAATGTCCCTTTTAAGATTATTGAGCTCGGCCCTGGCAACGGAACGAATATCAGATTGACTGGTATTGATTGCCGTTGATTTGCGATAACCTCCAACGCTGGATAGTTTTTTCTGGTTTTCAGCGGTCATTAAATATTCCAAGCGATCTATATGGGCTTTTTGAAGATTTCTTCTATAGGTATCAATTGGTTTTCCATTGCGGGTTTCAGACCAGATTCCTTTGCGTAAATCACCTGTCATTTCCAATAGGCCATACGCTTTATTCCCATTGATGGTTTCATTTTCTATAATTCTAGCCAATTTGCCCAATTGTAAAATGGTTTTTAAATAATTTTCCTGAGTAGCCCTAATTTGTTCTATTGAACCCGAGTATTGGATTTTATTAAAAATTTCTTGATCAATCAGCCATTCAGGTGTTTTGAAAAGCTGTTCATTTATAAATGCCATACATTTTTTTTGATGGTCTTTATCCACGTGGGTGTAGACGGCACCCTCTTGGTCAGCGGTTTTATGATGTTCGTAAACACCACCTATATTATTGGACACATGACCCATATACCTTCTGTATTGGGCTATAACCTGGCCATATAAAGTTTTTAGATCGTCATAGTTCTTTCCGTCTTCTGTGGTCCATTCATTTAAACTGGGAATTATTCTTTTTAAATTTTCAATACCATAAAGACTAGCTTTAATGGCATCATCTCCTAAATCCTCGGTTTGTGAGCTGGGATCATGTATAT contains:
- a CDS encoding HmuY family protein; amino-acid sequence: MKKTIFLKVILFLFVLSSCSDDDTKDLIDFTVSFGSDTISTAEEDTTKEITLTFSRAATEAGTISVSYSGINAEYGTDFTTAPVGSSGTISVPVSVGDLGSTITFTKLLDPIEGTTKSLVFSIDGFDVTDWTTGSTSSSTVSFSPIAALSGIIDLETGGSNMPNQVYFDFSTGVQTPVKRDTWEIALYNGAENRVYLNSAMLVSAAELSGITDILSVTEETDLTTPLELNALDPMTFQPTTVTVNTIEELLQGLPIGYFQYGDIDEGIVFTDSWQGDLEGTAFAEISTTADENNIYIVSLGSAIPTESADPGSISTTGDHRGFMKVRILSDGNSYTIQYAALDETTNYSEITVPKNSSHLLSAFSLTDGQSVSVEPAGDEWDINFSGVFSYYGYQGSLIAGLTYSDYAVHNTLGGVGLYQVTTYEKDSDGVVTEFDVPSYSNFTIGDIEESSLVYDDRSIIGSGWRDAFGGILKDDRYYVLKDAAGNYYKMMFTAYVSSEGERGNAQFTYERL
- a CDS encoding TonB-dependent receptor plug domain-containing protein is translated as MSLNKNYILFYFLFFFSVVGFSQENYTKENDSISIKKLDEVVVTGESKVMSLSKKLFAVQVLDQTDIAKVAGNNLADVLTYSLNITITPDPSTGRSTVNMFGLDGQYVKVLLDGIPMASDNGVGNNIDITQINLEDVERVEIVEGSMGVLYGDNAVAGVINIVTKRGLEGDKAWQIQLAVQEETVGSEYEFFDEGRHIQNFKISNRLNDKVSYSIGASRNDYAGFYNGFRGKDYVNIEDNVVVNDGLRGTEWSPKEQLTAYGNLNLSLGKHMFLYKLQYYDEAVTVYDRNVIGRLDSGTGLVNPTALDELFETDRFVNNLTVSGPINGLTTYNFFFSQQNQKRYYQQYVYNILQQGIESYITDDLSQSSEIWYSKGFVSNIVPKSNFFNLQLGYEFTHQSGFDAIATGEYSNDVVKNTLENYDFFGVADFNLTDKLSIYPGARLTNNSQFGNKLIWSLSSTYNFNETLKLKAVFGSAFRAPNFEELFFYFVDANHNVQGNPNLQPEDGISIFLNLENTFKLSDTGFLKSAIKAYYFDINEKIASVVVSDENDRSLFTFANVDYSKILGFSWENNVKVGNWQVGLGGTYMGESTEISTSEANNNDYLWSFNLQSTLGYTLPSLNTTFSTQLKYTGKTQVILDGIDGLVVGQTDDFTWMDASIKTNITKDLGITLGARNIFNIVTVNASDVPSGAHSSSAVSSRLFGNGRSYFFKLSYNLNFN
- a CDS encoding DUF6607 family protein, with product MKNVAFLISFSFVFALLGAQEKKELDRQAIKDMCGCYEITFKYTETFAPEIDYEKKMDYTAGALELALPIVDEENKISIQHLLVVNDSMVIKHWRQDWEYENQKVFHYDKDNNWVFKTLPAEEVKGQWTQKVFQVDDSPRYSGSATWIHADGKHYWENKTDSPLPRREYTKRKDYNVMLRGNRQEITEYGWLHEQDNDKVVRADGEEDLLLAQEKGMNTYTKVADEKCKLAKDWWASHNGFWANVRTAWDEVYNREGDLTLAKKVDEKPLFMHFYPLEKAGADNAKINEVISKFVLTKETSDASEGK
- a CDS encoding FMN-binding protein; translated protein: MLQKESKNGIYIGAVCCMALLFFSFSVNKISPRLQEKLNSAVQTTFEVEEFSLDLVSISSSLNGKTAIELGGENFFKVVQNEKLIGYAYLGEAPSMKDVFDYVVLFNTDLSIKKSKVLIYRENHGRQIGSQRWLKQFIGMGVDRVIRYGEDVDAIAGATISAKSMTKAVNDVLKSVGILKSEGIL
- a CDS encoding VOC family protein, with product MKPPFNTYKPDGFHTVNAYLFVSEPQKLIDFLQKAFYAEEQNRSIDEETGDIGNVILKIGDSCFMISQARGEFENMRTAFYLYVKDVDTIYQNALKYGATSVFEPADMDYEDRQGGITDPVGNYWWISKRLVEKGYKD
- a CDS encoding helix-turn-helix transcriptional regulator, translating into MVRDILDINDFTILVEEANSKTVIVDSCSFDEPLIAVALYGSGNVHLAMKYAGKEKEYENTKGLALSFYADETVECVHTVSSIKPLQCIVIATSPKNLQKLPNDEGELFTELLEQLVNPSDHYVEGPRFFMTPEMQHIVDGIFNNSYEGKAKMMFFRSQITALLSHFFWQLSTLKDQGIKSVEREKLYEAKEILSQNLDTPPSLTELSRKIGLNTFKLKKDFKELFGVPVFKYLQNERMTMAHDLIRNKDATVQEAAWHVGYDSLSSFSNAFAKKFGFRPSEIKS
- a CDS encoding DUF5367 family protein; translated protein: MKIFRVIAIGTLIWIFGVSLYTLSFYVPVIENPEQQANMVLFIAVLPLVWVGCWLYYNEDRNTNGYSVGLALFLTSAVLDAIITVPFLIIPNGGSYYGFYTDIGFWVIAFEFIAVAILYWYVKVYVKNKK
- a CDS encoding DUF1772 domain-containing protein produces the protein MEISMGNLTLFATTLCFGLVAGLCFTWGNAVTPGIGQLDNLGYLQSFQKMNRSIENPLFFVIFIGSFFIGIASIVTNRAISSTHFWMILIAVGIYFFGVILVTIIGNIPLNQLLNKTDLAGSSLEELQILRRRFENPWNRFHTIRIISAIISFAMLIIAGINK
- a CDS encoding NAD(P)H-binding protein, giving the protein MKKNILVLGGKGKTGRRVAERLTQKGHNVRIGSRSENPAFDWDKPAGWPTVLEGIERVYITYQPDLAVPGAKEAIEAFVKVAKEKGIQKLVLLSGKGEIEAERCEQLVINSGLDYTVIRASWFNQNFSESFFLEPILAGHVALPQDKVKVPYVDAEDIADVAVDVLLNERHNGRIYELTGSRFLTFKDVVHEIAEATGRDIQFTAISLPAYTKMMEEHGIPSDYIWLINYLFTEVLGNDNNQVITHGIEEVLGRKPKDFSDYVRETAATGIWNQKVHV